In one window of Thermus oshimai DSM 12092 DNA:
- a CDS encoding DNA double-strand break repair nuclease NurA, producing MWRVLAWDPAYALESPPLEGEVQAAFRPLEEPWAPIGEKAASWPLLHFVDGRERVEALLSDGQRLVLLGSLAVGAVAWREGRMRLGEVWVRRYAVGAEEAFCLGALSYEPLPLEGPADPQALLKGLQEERARLEAELARGLQGGVVVVDGPLRMARPRSLGYIKAHWARYLPEKEQGLLRELKPGERTPAFLLRRGGREVASWYLRLPLSGAYPPGAGLLRVEAPLEGFQEMAELSLSLFPALASHPAKDPRAPQNLLPTGGLERELGRRMGSREVVGRQIARFLGGGA from the coding sequence ATGTGGCGCGTCCTGGCCTGGGACCCGGCCTACGCCCTGGAAAGCCCCCCCCTGGAGGGGGAGGTGCAGGCCGCCTTCAGGCCCCTGGAGGAGCCCTGGGCCCCCATAGGGGAAAAGGCGGCCTCCTGGCCCCTCCTCCACTTCGTGGACGGGCGGGAGCGGGTGGAGGCCCTCCTTTCCGATGGGCAAAGGCTCGTCCTCTTGGGAAGCCTGGCCGTGGGGGCCGTGGCCTGGCGGGAGGGGCGGATGCGCTTGGGGGAGGTCTGGGTCCGGCGCTACGCGGTGGGGGCGGAGGAGGCCTTTTGCCTCGGGGCGCTTTCCTACGAGCCCCTGCCCCTGGAGGGCCCAGCCGACCCCCAGGCCCTCCTTAAGGGCCTGCAGGAGGAGAGGGCCCGCCTCGAGGCCGAGCTGGCCCGGGGGCTTCAGGGGGGGGTGGTGGTGGTGGACGGCCCCTTGCGCATGGCAAGGCCCCGGAGCCTGGGCTACATCAAGGCCCACTGGGCCCGCTACCTTCCCGAGAAGGAGCAGGGGCTTCTCCGGGAGCTCAAGCCCGGGGAAAGGACCCCGGCCTTCCTCCTCCGGCGGGGAGGGCGGGAGGTGGCCAGCTGGTACCTGCGCCTGCCCCTTTCCGGGGCCTACCCCCCAGGGGCCGGGCTCCTCCGGGTGGAGGCCCCTTTGGAGGGTTTCCAAGAGATGGCCGAGCTCTCCCTAAGCCTGTTCCCCGCCCTGGCCTCCCACCCCGCCAAGGACCCAAGGGCCCCCCAGAACCTCCTCCCCACGGGGGGGCTGGAGCGGGAGCTTGGGCGGCGGATGGGGAGCCGGGAGGTGGTGGGGCGGCAGATTGCCCGCTTCTTGGGAGGTGGAGCGTGA
- the gcvH gene encoding glycine cleavage system protein GcvH gives MDIPKDRFYTKTHEWALPEGDTVLVGITDYAQDALGDVVYVELPEVGRTVEAGEAVAVVESVKTASDIYAPVAGEVVEVNLALEKSPELINQDPYGEGWIFRLRPRDMADLDGLLDASGYQEALEAGA, from the coding sequence ATGGACATACCTAAGGACCGGTTCTACACCAAGACGCACGAGTGGGCCCTCCCTGAGGGGGATACGGTGTTGGTGGGCATCACCGACTACGCCCAGGATGCCCTGGGGGACGTGGTCTACGTGGAGCTCCCCGAGGTGGGCCGTACGGTGGAGGCGGGGGAGGCCGTGGCCGTGGTGGAGAGCGTGAAGACCGCCTCCGACATCTACGCCCCCGTGGCCGGGGAGGTGGTGGAGGTCAACCTGGCCCTGGAGAAGAGCCCCGAACTCATCAACCAGGACCCCTACGGGGAGGGTTGGATCTTCCGCCTCCGCCCCCGGGACATGGCGGACCTGGACGGACTCCTGGACGCCTCCGGCTACCAGGAGGCCCTGGAGGCCGGGGCTTAA
- a CDS encoding TerC family protein has product MEAGVISVILTLIVLEVILSADNALILGVLVQKLPAHMRRKALFYGILGAYILRGLALLFAALVIKLWWVQALGAAYLLFIALRHFLKPEEGHAPPPLEASAAQFWKVVAQVELMDLAFAVDSVLVAVALSDKLWVIFTGVFLGILALRMLASFVVSLLDRFPRFKHLAYVVVGLAGVKLVFGAWDKMAKEVLHRPELAVGLDKEAFSLFILAVLLLGSLWATRKPAPA; this is encoded by the coding sequence ATGGAAGCTGGCGTGATTTCGGTCATCCTCACCCTCATCGTCCTGGAGGTCATCCTCTCCGCGGACAACGCCCTCATCCTGGGCGTGCTGGTGCAGAAGCTCCCGGCCCACATGCGGCGGAAGGCCCTCTTCTACGGCATCCTGGGGGCCTACATCCTCCGGGGCCTGGCCCTCCTTTTCGCCGCCTTGGTCATCAAGCTCTGGTGGGTGCAGGCCCTGGGGGCGGCCTACCTCCTCTTCATCGCCCTGAGGCACTTCCTGAAGCCGGAAGAGGGGCACGCCCCGCCGCCTCTGGAGGCCAGCGCCGCCCAGTTCTGGAAGGTGGTGGCCCAGGTGGAGCTCATGGACCTGGCCTTCGCGGTGGACTCCGTCCTGGTGGCCGTGGCCCTTTCGGACAAGCTTTGGGTCATCTTCACCGGGGTCTTCCTGGGCATCCTGGCCCTTAGGATGCTGGCCAGCTTCGTGGTCTCCCTCCTGGACCGCTTCCCCCGCTTTAAGCACCTGGCCTATGTGGTGGTGGGCCTGGCGGGGGTGAAGCTGGTCTTCGGCGCCTGGGACAAGATGGCCAAGGAGGTCCTGCACCGGCCCGAGCTGGCCGTGGGCCTGGACAAGGAGGCCTTCAGCCTCTTCATCCTGGCGGTCCTCCTCTTGGGGAGCCTCTGGGCCACCCGCAAGCCCGCCCCGGCATGA
- a CDS encoding rhodanese-like domain-containing protein: MKGIRKLAWLGLLLALPVLAQATTTTFSALTVREVGNFLTTLPTDFYGLQPAAAKQMMDTLEVFILDVREPNEFAGGRIPGAVNIPIRDLPKRVGELPKGKPIIVYCGIGHRGAMALVFLRGQGYNVKSILGGYKAWTEAKLPVEK, from the coding sequence ATGAAAGGCATCCGTAAGTTGGCTTGGCTCGGGCTCCTTTTGGCGCTTCCGGTGCTGGCGCAGGCCACCACGACCACCTTCTCCGCCCTCACGGTGCGGGAGGTGGGGAACTTCCTCACCACCCTGCCCACGGACTTCTACGGCCTCCAGCCCGCGGCGGCCAAGCAGATGATGGACACCCTGGAGGTCTTCATCCTGGACGTGCGGGAGCCCAACGAGTTCGCCGGGGGCCGGATCCCCGGGGCGGTGAACATCCCCATCCGCGACCTGCCCAAGCGGGTTGGGGAGCTTCCCAAGGGCAAGCCCATCATCGTCTACTGCGGCATCGGCCACCGCGGGGCCATGGCCCTGGTCTTCCTCCGGGGCCAGGGGTACAACGTGAAGAGCATCCTGGGCGGGTACAAGGCCTGGACGGAGGCTAAGCTGCCCGTGGAGAAGTAG
- a CDS encoding NAD-dependent malic enzyme → MPVSRYYDVKRDEKGERYLEPYVTGFLLLRLPLLNKGTAFTEEERRLLGLEGLLPPHVNTLEEQKERVYRRYRLIQTPLDKHIYLRHLQDRNEVLFYALLVDHLEEMLPILYTPTVGEAVREFSHIYRYPRGFTASTRNIDHLDEALSNVPLEEVRLIVATDSSAILGIGDQGFGGMAISIGKLTLYTAAGGVGPDKTLPVELDVGTDREDLLQDPLYLGVRHKRLRGEAYFQFLDRFVEAVKRRYPKALIQWEDFAKETAFAVLERYRKVVPSFNDDIQGTGAVALAGVLSACRLKGERLRDQTVVVYGAGAGGIGVAWALLEGMKREGLSEEEARARVLVLDSKGLLVEDRAMEAYKRPFAQRAERIAGWAFSGPYPNLLETIRNARATVLLGLSGQGGSFTEPVARAMLENTERPVIFPLSNPTSASEALPDDLIYWTEGKALVAAGSPFPPVGYKGRVIPIGQGNNAFVFPGLGLGAVLARAREVTDGMVLEAAYALYEYTSAHFPDLLYPPVARLREVSPYVAARVMAKALEEGVAEEERIQGLSLEGLLAFVRGRFWEPRYLPYRPAPRI, encoded by the coding sequence ATGCCGGTCAGCCGCTATTACGATGTCAAGCGGGACGAAAAAGGGGAGCGGTACCTGGAGCCCTACGTGACGGGCTTTCTCCTCCTGAGGCTTCCCCTTCTCAACAAGGGCACGGCCTTCACCGAGGAGGAAAGGCGACTTCTGGGCCTGGAGGGCCTCCTTCCCCCCCACGTGAACACCCTGGAGGAGCAGAAGGAGCGGGTCTACCGCCGCTACCGCCTCATCCAGACCCCTTTGGACAAGCACATCTACCTGCGCCACCTCCAGGACCGCAACGAGGTCCTCTTCTACGCCCTCCTGGTGGACCACCTGGAGGAGATGCTCCCCATCCTCTACACCCCCACCGTGGGGGAGGCGGTGCGGGAGTTCTCCCACATCTACCGCTACCCCCGGGGCTTCACCGCCAGCACCCGGAACATTGACCACCTGGACGAGGCCCTTTCCAACGTTCCCCTGGAGGAGGTGCGCCTCATCGTGGCCACGGACTCCTCGGCCATCCTGGGCATCGGGGACCAGGGCTTTGGGGGCATGGCCATCAGCATCGGCAAGCTCACCCTCTACACCGCCGCAGGGGGCGTGGGCCCGGACAAGACCCTCCCCGTGGAGCTGGACGTGGGCACCGACCGGGAGGACCTCCTCCAAGACCCCCTCTACCTGGGGGTGCGGCACAAGCGGCTTAGGGGGGAGGCCTACTTCCAGTTCCTGGACCGCTTCGTGGAGGCGGTGAAGCGGCGCTACCCCAAGGCCCTCATCCAGTGGGAGGACTTCGCCAAGGAGACCGCCTTCGCCGTCTTGGAGCGCTACCGGAAGGTGGTGCCCTCCTTCAACGACGACATCCAGGGCACGGGGGCGGTGGCCCTGGCGGGGGTCCTCTCCGCCTGCCGGCTCAAGGGGGAGAGGCTTCGGGACCAGACCGTGGTGGTCTACGGGGCCGGGGCAGGGGGCATCGGGGTGGCCTGGGCCCTCCTGGAGGGGATGAAGCGGGAAGGGCTTTCCGAGGAGGAGGCCAGGGCCAGGGTTTTGGTCCTGGACTCCAAGGGGCTTCTCGTGGAGGACCGGGCCATGGAGGCCTACAAGCGCCCCTTCGCCCAAAGGGCGGAGCGCATAGCGGGGTGGGCCTTCTCGGGGCCTTACCCCAACCTCCTGGAGACCATAAGGAACGCCCGGGCCACGGTCCTCCTGGGCCTTTCCGGCCAGGGGGGGAGCTTCACCGAGCCCGTGGCGCGGGCCATGCTGGAAAACACGGAGCGTCCCGTCATCTTCCCCCTCTCCAACCCCACCTCGGCCTCCGAGGCCCTCCCCGACGACCTCATCTACTGGACGGAAGGAAAGGCCCTGGTGGCCGCGGGAAGCCCCTTCCCCCCCGTGGGCTATAAGGGGCGGGTTATCCCCATCGGCCAGGGGAACAACGCCTTCGTCTTCCCCGGGCTCGGCCTGGGGGCCGTCCTCGCCCGGGCCCGGGAGGTGACGGACGGGATGGTCCTCGAGGCCGCCTACGCCCTTTACGAGTACACCTCCGCCCACTTCCCGGACCTCCTCTACCCCCCCGTGGCCCGGCTCCGGGAGGTCTCCCCCTACGTGGCTGCCCGGGTGATGGCCAAGGCCCTGGAGGAAGGGGTGGCGGAGGAGGAACGGATCCAGGGGCTTTCCCTGGAGGGCCTTTTGGCCTTCGTGCGGGGCCGCTTCTGGGAGCCCCGGTACCTGCCCTACCGCCCGGCCCCCAGAATCTGA
- the gcvPB gene encoding aminomethyl-transferring glycine dehydrogenase subunit GcvPB → MNYPLIFERSRKGRRGLKLVKEVPEARAFIPEAHLREAPPRLPEVDELTLVRHYTGLSRRQVGVDTTFYPLGSCTMKYNPKLHEEAARLFADLHPYQDPATVQGALELMWELGEDLKALTGMDAITLEPAAGAHGELTGILIIRAYHEDRGEGKTRRVVLVPDSAHGSNPATASMAGYQVKEIPSGPDGEVDLEALKRELGPHVAALMLTNPNTLGLFERRILEIARLCKEAGVQLYYDGANLNAIMGWARPGDMGFDVVHLNLHKTFTVPHGGGGPGSGPVGVKAHLAPYLPVPLVARGEEGFYLDFHRPKSIGRVRSFYGNFLALVRAWAYIRTLGLEGLKKAAALSVLNALYLKELLKEKGFRVPYDGPTMHEFVAQPPQGFRALDLAKGLLELGFHPPTVYFPLIVKEALMVEPTETESKETLEAFAEALGALLEKPKEWLEGAPYTTPVRRLDEVRANRFPKLTFFDEPGL, encoded by the coding sequence GTGAACTACCCGCTCATCTTTGAACGGAGCCGGAAGGGAAGGCGGGGGCTAAAGCTGGTGAAGGAGGTGCCCGAGGCCCGGGCCTTCATCCCCGAGGCCCACCTTAGGGAGGCCCCTCCCCGCCTCCCCGAGGTGGACGAGCTCACCCTGGTCCGCCACTACACGGGCCTCTCCCGCCGCCAGGTGGGGGTGGACACCACCTTCTACCCCTTGGGCTCCTGCACCATGAAGTACAACCCCAAGCTCCACGAGGAGGCCGCCCGGCTCTTCGCCGACCTCCACCCCTACCAGGACCCGGCCACGGTCCAGGGGGCCCTGGAGCTCATGTGGGAGCTGGGGGAGGACCTGAAGGCCCTCACGGGCATGGACGCCATCACCCTGGAGCCCGCCGCGGGGGCCCACGGGGAGCTCACGGGGATCCTCATCATCCGCGCCTACCACGAGGACCGGGGGGAGGGGAAGACCCGCCGGGTGGTGTTGGTGCCGGACTCCGCCCACGGCTCCAACCCCGCCACGGCCAGCATGGCGGGCTACCAGGTGAAGGAGATCCCTTCGGGCCCCGACGGGGAGGTGGACCTCGAGGCCCTGAAGCGCGAGCTTGGCCCCCACGTGGCCGCCCTCATGCTCACCAACCCTAACACCCTAGGCCTCTTTGAGCGGCGCATCCTGGAGATCGCCCGGCTCTGCAAGGAGGCCGGGGTCCAGCTCTACTACGACGGGGCCAACCTGAACGCCATCATGGGCTGGGCCCGGCCCGGGGACATGGGCTTTGACGTGGTCCACCTGAACCTGCACAAGACCTTCACCGTGCCCCACGGCGGGGGCGGGCCCGGCTCGGGGCCGGTGGGGGTGAAGGCCCATCTGGCCCCCTACCTCCCCGTGCCCCTGGTGGCAAGGGGCGAGGAGGGGTTCTACCTGGACTTCCACCGGCCCAAAAGCATCGGGCGGGTGCGGAGCTTCTACGGGAACTTCCTGGCCCTGGTGCGGGCCTGGGCCTACATCCGCACCCTGGGCCTGGAGGGGCTCAAGAAGGCCGCGGCCCTTTCCGTCCTGAACGCCCTTTACCTCAAGGAGCTCCTCAAGGAAAAGGGCTTCCGCGTCCCCTACGACGGCCCCACCATGCACGAGTTCGTGGCCCAGCCCCCCCAGGGCTTCCGCGCCTTGGACCTGGCCAAGGGGCTTTTGGAGCTGGGCTTCCACCCCCCCACGGTCTACTTCCCCCTCATCGTCAAGGAGGCCCTCATGGTGGAGCCCACGGAGACGGAGAGCAAGGAGACCCTCGAGGCCTTCGCCGAGGCCTTAGGGGCCCTTCTGGAGAAGCCCAAGGAGTGGTTGGAAGGGGCCCCCTACACCACCCCGGTGCGCCGGCTGGACGAGGTCAGGGCCAACCGTTTCCCCAAGCTCACCTTCTTTGACGAGCCTGGCCTCTAA
- a CDS encoding ATP-binding protein, with protein sequence MKRVGVVLGSREATPLEFWVGVEEGALLRLDDLVVVRAFHHSLGEVRFFGAVDHVAKLHEGQSFDTDTFLAAEGKIPYSLAYVAHVSVTRILPEEYFPPDPGSEVFLAEEGELELALYYDAMRNQRGSTKLPVGLLQNGAIAYVNLEFLNGVKGGHVNISGISGVAAKTSYATFLLKSLLESPAAEDAHQAKVLLFNVKGEDLFFLDKPNLRLKGEDRALYEKMGLSPEPFKSVAFLAPPKKEGFLPDIDTRLEGVSVYHWDLAQFAQRGLLPFLFADRGAMTNLGFLVLQVTERLRRLAEGQKGPHLEVEDWKDGALALEEGIAFDEVGRVRLKTFGHLVRYLEYKLLGPEEGEGEGDRRWTGRQARATLEAFVRRLRSSVENVAHLIRGDRKGNPPDPLQGAQVHVVDLAKLHPQAQMFVVGALLKEVFEKKERGAYRGRIFIVLDELNKYAPRDEESPIKDVLLDIAERGRSLGVILIGAQQTASEVERRVVANAAIRVVGRLDAAEAERPEYRYLPTSFRQRALILPQGAVILHQPELPVPLFLRFPFPAWATKREEVLEDNSAEALRRELF encoded by the coding sequence GTGAAGCGCGTGGGCGTGGTGTTGGGAAGCCGGGAGGCCACCCCGTTGGAGTTCTGGGTGGGGGTGGAGGAGGGGGCGCTGCTCAGGCTGGACGACCTGGTGGTGGTGCGGGCCTTTCATCACTCCTTGGGCGAGGTGCGCTTTTTCGGGGCGGTGGACCACGTGGCCAAGCTCCACGAGGGGCAGAGCTTTGACACGGACACCTTCCTGGCCGCGGAGGGGAAGATCCCCTACTCCCTGGCCTACGTGGCCCACGTGAGCGTGACCCGCATCCTCCCCGAGGAGTACTTCCCCCCAGACCCCGGATCGGAGGTCTTCCTGGCGGAGGAAGGGGAGCTGGAGCTTGCCCTCTACTACGACGCCATGAGGAACCAAAGGGGGAGCACCAAGCTCCCCGTGGGCCTCCTCCAGAACGGGGCCATAGCCTACGTGAACCTGGAGTTCCTAAACGGGGTGAAGGGCGGGCACGTGAACATCTCCGGCATCAGCGGGGTGGCGGCCAAGACCAGCTACGCCACCTTCCTCCTAAAAAGCCTCCTGGAAAGCCCCGCGGCGGAGGACGCCCACCAGGCCAAGGTGCTCCTCTTCAACGTGAAGGGGGAGGACCTCTTCTTCCTGGACAAGCCCAACCTGCGCCTCAAGGGGGAGGACCGGGCCCTTTATGAGAAGATGGGCCTTTCCCCAGAGCCCTTCAAAAGCGTGGCCTTCCTGGCCCCGCCCAAGAAGGAGGGCTTCCTCCCCGACATAGACACCCGCCTCGAGGGGGTTTCGGTCTACCACTGGGACCTGGCGCAGTTCGCCCAAAGGGGCCTCCTCCCCTTCCTCTTCGCTGACCGGGGGGCCATGACCAACCTGGGCTTTTTGGTCCTCCAGGTGACGGAAAGGCTCCGCCGCCTGGCCGAGGGGCAGAAGGGGCCCCACCTGGAGGTGGAGGACTGGAAGGACGGGGCTTTGGCCCTGGAGGAGGGCATCGCCTTTGACGAGGTGGGGCGGGTGCGCCTTAAGACCTTCGGCCATCTGGTGCGCTACCTGGAGTACAAGCTCCTGGGCCCCGAGGAGGGGGAAGGGGAGGGGGACCGGCGCTGGACCGGCCGCCAGGCCCGGGCCACCCTCGAGGCCTTCGTGCGCCGCCTGCGCTCCAGCGTGGAGAACGTGGCCCACCTCATCCGGGGGGACCGCAAGGGCAACCCCCCAGACCCCCTCCAGGGGGCCCAGGTGCACGTGGTGGACCTGGCCAAGCTCCACCCCCAGGCCCAGATGTTCGTGGTGGGGGCCCTCCTCAAGGAGGTCTTTGAGAAAAAGGAGCGGGGGGCCTACCGGGGGCGGATTTTCATCGTCCTGGACGAGCTCAACAAGTACGCCCCCCGGGACGAGGAGAGCCCCATCAAGGATGTCCTCCTGGACATCGCGGAGCGGGGCCGCTCCTTAGGGGTCATCCTCATCGGGGCCCAGCAGACCGCAAGCGAAGTGGAGCGCCGGGTGGTGGCCAACGCCGCCATCCGGGTGGTGGGCCGCCTGGACGCGGCGGAGGCGGAGCGCCCCGAGTACCGCTACCTCCCCACCTCCTTCCGCCAGCGGGCCCTCATCCTGCCCCAGGGGGCGGTGATCCTCCACCAGCCCGAGCTCCCCGTGCCCCTTTTCCTGCGCTTCCCCTTCCCCGCCTGGGCCACCAAGCGGGAGGAGGTCCTGGAGGACAACTCCGCGGAGGCCTTGAGGCGGGAGCTCTTCTGA
- a CDS encoding metal-sulfur cluster assembly factor, whose product MEGGLPTKEQVLEALKVVYDPEIPVNIVDLGLVYDVEVHENGVVDVTMTLTAIGCPAQDVVKADAEMAVMRLPGVQGVNVEFVWTPPWTPAKMTEEGKRMMRMFGFNV is encoded by the coding sequence ATGGAAGGCGGACTGCCCACCAAGGAACAGGTCCTCGAGGCCCTCAAGGTGGTCTACGACCCGGAGATCCCGGTGAACATCGTGGACCTGGGCCTGGTTTACGACGTGGAGGTGCACGAGAACGGGGTGGTGGACGTCACCATGACCCTCACCGCCATCGGCTGCCCGGCCCAGGACGTGGTGAAGGCCGACGCGGAGATGGCCGTCATGCGCCTGCCCGGGGTGCAGGGGGTGAACGTGGAGTTCGTCTGGACCCCGCCCTGGACCCCCGCCAAGATGACGGAGGAGGGCAAGCGCATGATGCGCATGTTCGGCTTCAACGTCTAG
- the gcvPA gene encoding aminomethyl-transferring glycine dehydrogenase subunit GcvPA, with protein sequence MDYTPHTPEEIAAMLEKVGARSLEDLYRHLPAEILNPPIALPEAQPEWAVLERLRALQAKNRPAHKAFLGGGIRSHHVPPVVQALAQRGEFLTAYTPYQPEVSQGVLQATFEYQTMMAELAGLEVANASLYDGASALAEGVLLALRETGRMGVVVSQGVHPEYRQVLRTYLEAVGAELKTVPLEGGRTPVFPVGEEVGAVVAQNPNFLGALEEMAPLAEAAHRAGALFVAVADPLSLALLKPPGAYGADIAVGDGQSLGLPMGFGGPHFGYLATKKAFVRQVPGRLVSETVDAEGRRGFILTLQAREQYIRRAKAKSNITTNAQLTALMGAMYLAALGPEGLKEVALKGVAQAHRLRALLLEIPGVEPFTPEPFFNEFALRLPKDPLWVRKALAERGFHGATPVPPEYGAGLALFAATELHGEEDLLAFRETLAEVLR encoded by the coding sequence ATGGACTACACGCCCCATACGCCCGAGGAGATCGCGGCCATGCTGGAGAAGGTGGGGGCCAGGTCCTTGGAGGACCTCTACCGCCACCTGCCCGCGGAGATCCTGAACCCGCCCATCGCCCTCCCCGAGGCCCAGCCGGAGTGGGCCGTGCTGGAGCGCTTAAGGGCCCTCCAGGCCAAGAACCGCCCGGCCCACAAGGCCTTTCTTGGAGGGGGCATCCGAAGCCACCACGTGCCCCCCGTGGTCCAGGCCCTGGCCCAAAGGGGGGAGTTCCTCACCGCCTACACCCCCTACCAGCCCGAGGTGAGCCAGGGGGTGCTGCAGGCCACCTTCGAGTACCAGACCATGATGGCCGAGCTTGCGGGCCTCGAGGTGGCCAACGCCTCCCTCTACGACGGGGCGAGCGCCCTCGCGGAAGGGGTCCTCCTCGCCTTAAGGGAAACGGGGCGGATGGGGGTGGTGGTCTCCCAAGGGGTCCACCCCGAGTACCGCCAGGTGCTTAGGACCTACCTGGAGGCCGTGGGGGCCGAGCTCAAGACCGTGCCCCTGGAGGGAGGAAGAACCCCAGTCTTCCCCGTGGGGGAGGAGGTGGGGGCGGTGGTGGCCCAGAACCCCAACTTCCTGGGGGCCCTGGAGGAGATGGCCCCCCTGGCGGAGGCCGCCCACCGGGCGGGGGCCCTCTTCGTGGCCGTGGCCGACCCCCTCTCCCTGGCCCTCCTCAAGCCCCCCGGGGCCTACGGGGCGGACATCGCCGTGGGGGACGGGCAGAGCCTGGGCCTGCCCATGGGCTTCGGGGGGCCCCACTTCGGCTACCTGGCCACCAAGAAGGCCTTCGTGCGCCAGGTGCCGGGTCGGCTGGTCTCGGAGACCGTGGACGCGGAGGGAAGGCGGGGCTTTATCCTCACCCTCCAGGCCCGGGAGCAGTACATCCGCCGGGCCAAGGCCAAGAGCAACATCACCACCAACGCCCAGCTCACCGCCCTCATGGGGGCCATGTACCTGGCCGCCCTGGGCCCCGAGGGCCTGAAGGAGGTGGCCCTCAAAGGGGTGGCCCAGGCCCACCGCCTGCGGGCCCTCCTCCTGGAGATCCCCGGGGTGGAGCCCTTTACCCCCGAGCCCTTCTTCAACGAGTTCGCCCTGAGGCTCCCCAAGGACCCCCTATGGGTGCGGAAGGCCCTGGCGGAGCGGGGCTTCCACGGGGCCACCCCCGTCCCCCCGGAGTACGGGGCGGGCCTTGCCCTCTTCGCGGCCACGGAGCTTCACGGGGAGGAGGACCTCTTGGCCTTTAGGGAGACGCTAGCGGAGGTGCTACGGTGA
- the gcvT gene encoding glycine cleavage system aminomethyltransferase GcvT produces MKETPLYQAHLRRGGRMVEFAGYALPLQYTSIKEEHLAVRRGAGVFDVSHMGEFFIRGEEALAFLQWVTVNDVGRLRVGRAQYSMLPNEKGGVVDDIYLYRLGEGEYLMVVNAANIAKDWAHLKALAQGFRVELLDRSEATALLALQGPKAEKVLQALTDQDLSQRKKNDVFRAEVAGKEALLARTGYTGEDGFELFLAPEDAEAVFEALLEGGAVPCGLGARDTLRLEAGFPLYGHELTDDTNPLCTPWAWVVKREKAFLGKEAMLNAPCGERLIGLVLETGIPREGYPVLSGEERVGRVTSGGFSPLLEKGIALAYVAEGAEGPFFVEVRGRKVPASLSPLPFVPLK; encoded by the coding sequence ATGAAAGAAACCCCTCTTTACCAGGCCCACCTCCGCCGCGGCGGGCGGATGGTGGAGTTCGCGGGCTACGCCCTGCCGCTCCAGTACACCTCCATCAAGGAGGAGCACCTGGCGGTGCGCCGGGGGGCGGGGGTCTTTGACGTGAGCCACATGGGGGAGTTTTTCATCCGGGGGGAGGAGGCCCTTGCCTTCCTCCAGTGGGTCACGGTGAACGATGTGGGGCGGCTTCGGGTGGGCCGGGCCCAGTACTCCATGCTCCCGAACGAAAAGGGGGGCGTGGTGGACGACATCTACCTCTACCGCCTGGGGGAAGGGGAGTACCTCATGGTGGTGAACGCGGCCAACATCGCCAAGGACTGGGCCCACCTAAAGGCCCTGGCCCAGGGCTTCCGGGTGGAGCTTTTGGACCGCTCCGAGGCCACCGCCCTCCTCGCCCTCCAGGGGCCGAAGGCCGAGAAGGTCCTCCAGGCCCTCACGGACCAGGACCTTTCCCAACGGAAGAAGAACGACGTCTTCCGGGCGGAGGTGGCGGGGAAGGAGGCCCTCCTCGCCCGCACGGGGTACACGGGGGAGGACGGGTTTGAGCTCTTCCTCGCCCCCGAGGACGCGGAGGCGGTCTTTGAGGCCCTTTTGGAAGGGGGGGCGGTGCCTTGCGGCCTGGGGGCCCGGGACACCCTAAGGCTCGAGGCCGGCTTCCCCCTCTACGGCCACGAGCTCACCGACGACACCAACCCCCTCTGCACCCCCTGGGCCTGGGTGGTGAAGCGGGAGAAGGCCTTCCTGGGTAAGGAGGCGATGCTTAACGCCCCTTGCGGGGAGCGGCTCATCGGGCTCGTGCTGGAAACGGGGATTCCCCGGGAGGGCTACCCCGTCCTCTCCGGGGAGGAGCGGGTGGGCCGGGTGACCAGCGGGGGCTTTTCGCCCCTCCTGGAGAAGGGCATCGCCCTGGCCTACGTGGCCGAGGGGGCGGAGGGGCCCTTCTTCGTGGAGGTGCGGGGCCGGAAAGTCCCGGCCTCTCTTAGCCCTTTGCCCTTTGTACCGCTAAAATAG